In the Orenia marismortui DSM 5156 genome, one interval contains:
- a CDS encoding [Fe-Fe] hydrogenase large subunit C-terminal domain-containing protein: MEEQFTEFQSKRMEIFREVVKREWNNKLLKSEDLDQLVEYIKEKYGYSDEEDSFIKDHIRVVMGLDPSRNRPFSDELKKIKEISHVDKPIVTKIEGRCESCGKEIENRECYEACKYEAQMYKRREGPLIVNDKCLNCGTCVSSCSFGAIADKIEFMPIINYLKDEKTPIYAAVAPSIVGQFGDHISLGQIRTALKYMGFKDMVEVALFADMLTIKEAFEFDELVTSEKDFFLTSCCCPVWIRLVESKYPEVFEHLSPSVSPMVLSGRMLKKLYPEAKVVFIGPCIAKKSEAKEPELKEAIDFVLTYSELDEIFKALEIDIKDLPADEKDQASFAGRIYGRTGGVSFSVKTVVNRIAPRRLIKLKAKKVDGVKDCKDILDKLNSEEYIDANFVEGMGCDGGCVGGPRTNIDKEKATMIINESGEDSLIMTPFDNMNVLKTLQELGLENIEDLMGDNEIADLLIREK; this comes from the coding sequence ATGGAGGAGCAATTCACAGAATTTCAAAGCAAACGGATGGAGATTTTTAGAGAAGTAGTTAAGAGAGAATGGAATAATAAGCTATTAAAGAGTGAAGATTTAGATCAATTAGTAGAATACATTAAAGAAAAGTATGGATATTCAGATGAAGAGGATTCATTTATCAAAGATCATATTCGAGTGGTGATGGGACTTGATCCGAGTAGAAATAGGCCATTTTCTGATGAATTAAAGAAGATTAAAGAAATTTCTCATGTGGATAAGCCAATAGTAACTAAGATAGAGGGCAGATGTGAATCCTGTGGTAAGGAGATTGAAAATAGGGAATGTTATGAAGCTTGTAAATATGAAGCACAAATGTATAAGAGGAGAGAAGGGCCACTAATAGTAAATGATAAATGTTTAAACTGTGGAACCTGTGTTAGTAGTTGTTCCTTTGGAGCAATAGCAGATAAGATAGAATTTATGCCGATAATTAATTATTTAAAAGATGAAAAAACCCCCATATATGCTGCAGTGGCACCATCAATAGTAGGTCAATTTGGTGATCATATCTCTTTAGGGCAGATAAGAACTGCATTAAAATATATGGGATTTAAAGATATGGTAGAAGTAGCTTTATTTGCAGATATGTTAACAATCAAAGAAGCCTTTGAATTTGATGAATTGGTGACAAGTGAAAAAGATTTCTTTTTAACAAGTTGTTGCTGTCCAGTTTGGATTAGACTTGTTGAAAGTAAATATCCAGAAGTATTTGAACATCTGTCTCCCTCAGTTTCACCAATGGTTTTATCAGGCAGAATGTTAAAAAAATTATATCCTGAAGCTAAAGTAGTATTTATAGGACCTTGTATAGCTAAAAAATCTGAAGCTAAAGAGCCGGAGTTAAAAGAGGCAATTGATTTTGTATTAACTTATAGTGAATTAGATGAGATATTTAAAGCTTTAGAGATTGATATAAAGGATCTACCTGCTGATGAAAAGGATCAAGCATCTTTTGCTGGAAGAATCTATGGTAGGACAGGGGGAGTGAGTTTTTCCGTAAAAACTGTTGTTAACAGAATAGCTCCAAGACGGTTAATAAAACTTAAAGCTAAAAAGGTTGATGGAGTTAAAGACTGTAAAGATATATTAGACAAATTAAATTCAGAAGAATATATAGATGCTAACTTTGTAGAAGGAATGGGATGTGATGGTGGCTGTGTTGGAGGGCCAAGAACAAATATTGACAAAGAGAAAGCTACTATGATAATCAATGAATCAGGTGAAGATTCTTTAATTATGACTCCTTTTGACAATATGAATGTTCTAAAGACTCTCCAAGAGTTAGGATTAGAAAATATTGAAGATTTGATGGGGGATAATGAAATAGCAGATTTATTAATAAGAGAGAAGTAG
- a CDS encoding ABC transporter ATP-binding protein — translation MNCINTQDLSIAYGDVEIVKELNLKIPQGKITTIIGPNGCGKSTILKTIARILKAKSGSVYLKGKDIITEDSKDIAKVMAVLPQSPQAPKGLTVEELIAYGRFPYQSGFAKLKEEDYQIIDGVLEVIGMKPYKDRLLDELSGGQRQRVWIAMALAQQTEILLLDEPTTYLDLAHQLEVLKLLEKLNKVEKRTVVLVIHELNNAARFADYMVAIKDGKIVCDGEPEEVMTKSNLRKVFNINAEIVTDPRNNKPVCITYDLIE, via the coding sequence ATGAACTGTATAAATACGCAAGACTTATCAATAGCATATGGCGATGTAGAGATTGTAAAAGAATTGAATTTAAAGATTCCTCAGGGGAAGATTACTACTATTATTGGACCTAATGGATGTGGGAAATCGACTATATTAAAGACAATAGCTAGAATTTTAAAGGCCAAAAGTGGTAGTGTTTATTTAAAGGGCAAGGATATTATTACTGAGGATTCAAAGGATATAGCTAAAGTAATGGCAGTCTTACCACAAAGTCCACAAGCTCCTAAGGGTTTGACGGTAGAGGAGTTGATAGCCTATGGTAGGTTTCCCTATCAAAGTGGCTTTGCTAAGCTAAAAGAAGAAGATTATCAAATTATTGATGGTGTGTTAGAGGTAATAGGAATGAAACCCTATAAAGACAGATTATTAGATGAATTATCTGGAGGTCAGAGGCAAAGGGTTTGGATAGCGATGGCATTAGCTCAACAGACAGAAATTCTATTATTAGATGAGCCTACTACATATCTAGATTTAGCACATCAATTAGAGGTTTTAAAGCTATTAGAAAAGTTAAATAAAGTTGAGAAGAGAACAGTCGTCTTAGTAATTCATGAACTAAATAATGCAGCCAGGTTTGCTGATTATATGGTTGCTATCAAGGATGGAAAGATAGTCTGTGATGGAGAACCAGAGGAAGTTATGACAAAATCAAATTTAAGAAAAGTATTTAATATTAATGCTGAAATAGTAACTGATCCTAGAAATAATAAACCTGTCTGTATTACTTATGATTTGATAGAATAA
- a CDS encoding FecCD family ABC transporter permease — MMSTNKREKFILTGIILITLIILTFIISLNLGSFSIDTWDIIKTLLGQGTNKQEIVIFSIRLPRIILAILVATGLAISGTVLQAITKNDLADPGILGINSGAALAVVIYIYYMNGNVYAGISNTTIFTMPLIALLGAVLGSFLIYTFAWKKGINATRLILIGIGINAAFQALLIVFQLKFTTQEFNRVMVWTSGSIWGSNWKYVFTILPWLLFFIVLTFYKSRYLDVLNLGDELSIGLGVEVEKERRVLLLASVALAGVATAVAGSISFLGLISPHISRRLVGAKHKMLIPTASLVGTLLLLAADTIARNLLAPIELPVGIVMSIIGVPYFIYLMIKE, encoded by the coding sequence ATGATGAGCACAAATAAAAGAGAGAAGTTTATTTTAACTGGAATTATATTGATTACTTTGATTATCCTAACTTTTATCATCAGCTTAAATCTAGGTTCTTTCTCTATAGATACTTGGGATATAATCAAAACTTTACTAGGACAAGGAACAAATAAACAGGAAATTGTAATCTTTAGTATTAGACTACCTAGAATCATTTTAGCAATCCTTGTTGCAACTGGATTAGCTATATCAGGTACAGTATTACAAGCAATTACCAAAAATGATTTGGCTGATCCTGGAATATTAGGTATTAACTCTGGAGCAGCCTTGGCTGTAGTGATATATATCTATTATATGAATGGAAATGTTTATGCTGGAATCAGTAATACCACAATCTTTACCATGCCTCTGATAGCTTTATTAGGGGCTGTATTAGGTTCATTTTTAATCTATACTTTTGCTTGGAAGAAAGGTATTAATGCCACTAGACTTATCTTAATTGGTATAGGTATCAATGCGGCTTTTCAGGCTTTGTTAATAGTCTTTCAATTAAAATTTACTACTCAGGAGTTTAATCGGGTAATGGTTTGGACTAGTGGAAGTATTTGGGGAAGTAATTGGAAGTATGTATTTACAATTCTACCGTGGCTATTATTTTTTATTGTTCTTACTTTTTATAAATCAAGATATCTAGATGTTTTAAATTTAGGTGATGAGCTATCAATAGGCTTAGGAGTTGAAGTTGAAAAAGAGCGAAGAGTACTTTTGCTTGCTAGTGTTGCTTTAGCTGGAGTAGCTACTGCTGTTGCTGGTAGTATTTCATTTTTAGGTCTTATCTCTCCACATATATCAAGAAGATTAGTTGGAGCCAAACATAAAATGTTAATACCAACTGCATCATTAGTGGGAACTTTACTTCTTTTAGCAGCAGATACTATAGCTAGAAATCTGCTAGCGCCTATAGAGTTGCCAGTAGGAATTGTGATGTCGATTATTGGTGTTCCTTATTTTATTTATTTAATGATTAAAGAGTAG
- a CDS encoding FecCD family ABC transporter permease, whose product MVESINNNRNKSRIVISSLLIIVGLLILCLGIGVSISLGTKDIGLSTVFSSIFEVRDGVDSQIIRDIRMPRAFSAALVGSFLAVSGAIMQGITRNPIAEPSIMGITQGATFAVAIAFVLQQSIGSVGLMLLAFLGASVSGLFIYFLSSKSVKGIDPVKLVLAGTSLGTLLISLATAMAMYANLSQQLSFWITGGLAGAQWSGVNLLSIVGIFGLLAAIILSPKITVLSLGEEIAIGLGENINRIRFIGILIVILLSGSAVAVAGNITFVGLIIPQVVKIIIGPDYRYIIPCSLVLGANLLVYSDIIARMINHPYETPVGSLTALIGVPFFIYLVRRRSRGL is encoded by the coding sequence ATGGTTGAATCTATAAATAATAACAGAAATAAAAGTAGAATAGTGATAAGTTCTCTTTTAATAATAGTTGGTTTACTTATTCTTTGTTTAGGTATAGGAGTCTCAATATCCTTAGGAACTAAGGATATTGGTCTATCTACAGTATTTTCTAGTATTTTTGAGGTAAGAGATGGAGTTGATTCTCAAATTATTAGAGATATCAGAATGCCTAGAGCTTTTTCTGCTGCGCTGGTAGGGTCTTTTTTGGCTGTATCAGGGGCGATTATGCAAGGAATAACTAGAAATCCTATTGCTGAACCTTCTATTATGGGAATTACACAAGGGGCAACCTTTGCAGTAGCTATTGCTTTTGTACTGCAACAGAGTATAGGCAGTGTAGGATTAATGCTCTTGGCTTTTCTTGGAGCCAGTGTTAGTGGGTTATTTATCTATTTTTTAAGTTCTAAATCTGTAAAAGGGATAGATCCAGTAAAGCTTGTTTTAGCAGGAACATCTTTGGGAACATTATTAATCTCACTAGCTACAGCTATGGCGATGTATGCTAATCTATCTCAGCAATTGAGTTTTTGGATTACAGGAGGTCTAGCTGGGGCTCAGTGGTCAGGAGTTAATTTATTATCTATTGTAGGGATTTTTGGTCTATTGGCTGCTATTATTCTTTCCCCAAAAATAACTGTTTTAAGTTTGGGAGAAGAGATAGCCATTGGTCTTGGGGAGAATATTAATAGAATAAGATTTATTGGTATTTTGATTGTAATATTACTAAGTGGAAGTGCAGTAGCAGTAGCAGGAAATATTACTTTTGTAGGATTGATAATCCCTCAGGTTGTAAAGATTATAATAGGTCCAGATTATAGATATATTATTCCATGTTCTTTGGTATTAGGAGCTAATTTATTGGTCTATAGTGATATTATAGCAAGAATGATTAATCATCCTTATGAAACACCAGTAGGTTCTCTAACGGCCTTGATAGGAGTTCCATTTTTTATTTATCTTGTGAGAAGGAGGTCTAGAGGGCTATGA
- a CDS encoding ABC transporter substrate-binding protein: MKKIRIISFVLLALIVLSGCQNQATDNIKDNKGADKRRIVNTITGEVFIPANPQRIADISGSSEELLLMKQNLVATANTDPYNTSEFPSYIEDQMKEVKIVGFSMMDTMDIEGILESNPDLIIMSRRQEKIYDQLKKVAPVVMIKDYANDWKNKMNELARLFKQEEQVQNWLEDYDNKAQDIAKKIIKAKGEQTYLTVLASGGQFYIFSNGGIGAIIYEDMKLAKPANLPDQKGISLPVVTMEGLSEIDADHIIVIATKGAKKDLERSSVWKSIRAVKEGNVSIFESTPYFGQGYNPIGRKLLLDIIAEKLSK, translated from the coding sequence ATGAAAAAGATAAGAATTATTAGTTTTGTTCTATTAGCTTTAATTGTTCTTAGTGGATGTCAAAATCAAGCTACAGACAACATTAAAGATAATAAAGGGGCAGATAAAAGAAGAATAGTTAATACAATAACAGGAGAGGTTTTCATACCTGCCAATCCACAGCGCATTGCTGACATATCAGGTTCTAGCGAGGAATTATTACTTATGAAACAAAATTTAGTTGCTACAGCAAATACTGATCCTTATAATACAAGTGAGTTTCCAAGTTATATTGAAGACCAAATGAAAGAGGTAAAGATTGTTGGTTTTTCTATGATGGATACAATGGATATTGAAGGAATTTTAGAGAGTAATCCAGATTTGATTATTATGAGCAGACGGCAAGAGAAGATCTATGATCAGTTAAAGAAGGTTGCTCCAGTAGTTATGATAAAAGACTATGCTAATGATTGGAAAAATAAAATGAATGAATTGGCTAGATTATTTAAACAAGAAGAGCAGGTTCAAAATTGGCTAGAGGATTATGATAACAAGGCTCAAGATATAGCCAAAAAAATTATTAAAGCAAAAGGTGAGCAGACTTACTTAACAGTATTAGCTAGTGGTGGTCAATTTTATATCTTTAGTAATGGCGGTATTGGTGCAATTATTTATGAGGATATGAAATTAGCTAAGCCAGCTAACCTTCCTGATCAAAAAGGAATAAGTCTACCAGTTGTAACTATGGAAGGTCTATCTGAAATTGATGCTGATCATATCATAGTTATAGCAACAAAAGGAGCTAAAAAGGACTTAGAAAGAAGCTCAGTCTGGAAGAGTATTAGAGCTGTTAAAGAAGGTAATGTCAGTATTTTTGAGAGTACTCCATACTTTGGTCAAGGCTATAATCCAATTGGTAGAAAGCTATTATTAGACATAATAGCAGAGAAATTATCAAAATAA
- a CDS encoding TonB-dependent receptor plug domain-containing protein, with protein sequence MKNYRRILASISLFFLLIGLTTTAVTAEESGSDEQEYTLVVTANRIAVKETEAGADVTVITSEDIEEGGFVNLEQILSESNVNMETDPTGSTPILNGDRRVLVMIDGRRMNWDFVVKSGSKGGVDFNNIPIENIERIEVVRGAGSSLYGSDAVGGVINIITKEATEPRVSFSQETGSWGFMKHSLTAENKFDNGLGFYITGEVKEQDDFEYKEAKTGKIKTMDQSYYDQKSLTLSLDQELNNQRSLSLQFDYTDRNFGFSWAPEGYSSGDVYYYPDGNGTSVDNNIALTYNLGSDSLVRIYRNSSKKEIDYGNGSGYDLDNIAIGGDWQQSSTLTDSHKLVYGTEWRQTDSDYSSQGINNSYITKALYLQDQWQVTDQWTLTAGSRYDDHSIIGGHSTSNLTANREINNDTNFYLSWGQFVKAPLVEDLFSDTQWMVGNPDLNPETGDTITLGLNTELGKGTKLQTSIFSSQLEDAISYGTSDDGRTLAINIDRQKKYGFDLNLSCQLSYRWNLAMGYSYLKIENKDGADSDYYEDLDNSTPHGYHMKLRYDQDLWNAELALQGANGRSLERFTSESYLTVDMRVNYHLDNKTKLVLKGNNLTNEAYEVRSSGSSGWVTPGAYAMPARNVYLGIERKF encoded by the coding sequence TTGAAAAACTATAGAAGGATTTTAGCATCAATTTCTTTATTTTTCTTATTGATTGGTTTAACAACAACAGCAGTTACTGCTGAGGAGAGTGGCTCTGATGAACAGGAGTATACTCTGGTAGTTACTGCTAACCGAATTGCTGTTAAGGAGACAGAGGCTGGAGCTGATGTAACTGTAATTACTAGTGAAGATATTGAAGAAGGTGGATTTGTCAATTTAGAACAAATTTTAAGTGAATCTAATGTGAATATGGAGACTGATCCTACAGGTTCTACTCCAATACTAAATGGTGATCGAAGAGTATTAGTGATGATAGATGGTCGTCGAATGAACTGGGATTTTGTTGTAAAGAGTGGTAGTAAAGGGGGGGTAGATTTTAATAATATCCCTATTGAAAATATTGAACGGATTGAGGTTGTTCGAGGAGCTGGTTCTTCATTATATGGTAGTGATGCTGTAGGTGGTGTAATTAATATTATTACCAAGGAAGCAACTGAACCAAGAGTCTCCTTCTCCCAAGAGACAGGAAGCTGGGGATTTATGAAACATAGTCTGACTGCAGAGAATAAATTTGATAATGGATTAGGTTTTTATATTACTGGAGAAGTAAAAGAACAAGATGATTTTGAGTATAAAGAGGCTAAGACCGGTAAAATCAAGACGATGGATCAAAGTTATTATGACCAGAAATCTTTAACTCTAAGCTTAGATCAGGAGTTAAACAATCAACGTTCTTTATCATTGCAATTTGATTATACAGATCGTAATTTTGGCTTTAGTTGGGCACCAGAAGGTTATTCTAGTGGTGATGTTTATTATTATCCTGATGGAAATGGAACATCGGTAGATAATAATATTGCCTTAACTTATAATTTAGGAAGTGATAGTTTAGTCCGTATCTATCGTAACTCCTCTAAGAAGGAGATTGATTATGGTAATGGTTCTGGCTATGATCTTGATAATATTGCTATTGGTGGGGACTGGCAACAAAGTTCAACATTAACTGACTCTCACAAATTAGTTTATGGTACAGAGTGGAGACAGACAGACTCTGATTATAGTAGTCAGGGAATTAATAACTCTTATATTACTAAAGCTCTGTATTTGCAAGATCAATGGCAAGTAACAGATCAATGGACTTTAACTGCTGGAAGTCGTTATGATGATCATAGTATTATTGGAGGACATAGCACTTCAAACCTAACAGCTAATCGTGAAATTAATAATGATACTAATTTTTATCTATCCTGGGGGCAGTTTGTAAAAGCTCCTTTAGTTGAAGATCTTTTTTCTGATACTCAATGGATGGTTGGGAACCCAGATCTTAACCCAGAGACTGGAGATACTATAACTTTAGGTTTAAATACAGAATTAGGTAAAGGGACTAAGCTACAAACTAGTATTTTTAGTAGCCAATTAGAAGATGCTATCAGTTATGGAACTAGTGATGATGGGAGAACATTAGCAATTAATATTGATCGTCAGAAAAAGTATGGTTTTGATCTTAATTTAAGCTGCCAGCTATCATATCGTTGGAATCTAGCGATGGGATACTCTTATTTAAAGATTGAAAATAAAGATGGTGCTGATAGCGATTATTATGAAGATCTTGATAATAGTACACCACATGGTTATCATATGAAGCTTCGTTATGATCAGGATTTATGGAATGCTGAATTAGCTTTACAAGGTGCTAATGGGCGCAGCTTAGAAAGATTTACTTCAGAGTCTTATTTAACTGTAGATATGAGAGTTAATTATCATCTTGATAATAAGACTAAGCTTGTTTTAAAGGGGAATAACTTAACTAACGAAGCCTATGAGGTAAGAAGTAGTGGTAGTAGTGGTTGGGTAACACCTGGTGCTTATGCTATGCCTGCTAGAAATGTCTACTTAGGTATAGAACGAAAATTCTAG
- a CDS encoding energy transducer TonB: MEGNDNFIRPALLLALVIHCLLIGLAWKFHDDSSTVVEIPTEMSIEFAAAPAPERVGENSPSSTNMEEIVEKPKPISEEVEEVVEKPKPISEEVEEVVEKPKPISEEVEEVVEKPKPVSEEVEEVVEKPKPISEEVEEVVEKPKPISEEVEEVVEKPKPISEEAEEVVEKPKPVSEEVEEAVEKPKPVSEEVEEVVKESESITEQVAEERAQKSRPIANNQKQTTKEVDNSLAQNSVQKQEISESYFQMVLRRIAAAKRYPQYARDQEFEGKALVEFVIRSDGRLEKSRVVNSSGYPSLDHEAIATLKRSAPFPPIPKRSGNNLVTMRVAIVFELK; the protein is encoded by the coding sequence ATGGAGGGAAATGATAATTTTATTCGACCAGCTTTGTTGCTTGCTCTTGTAATCCACTGTTTATTGATAGGTTTAGCATGGAAATTTCATGATGATTCTTCCACTGTGGTAGAAATTCCAACAGAAATGTCTATCGAGTTTGCAGCAGCACCAGCTCCAGAGCGGGTTGGAGAAAATAGTCCATCCTCTACAAATATGGAAGAGATTGTTGAAAAGCCAAAACCTATTTCTGAAGAGGTAGAGGAAGTGGTTGAAAAGCCAAAACCTATTTCTGAAGAGGTAGAGGAAGTGGTTGAAAAGCCAAAACCCATTTCTGAAGAGGTAGAGGAAGTGGTTGAAAAGCCAAAACCTGTTTCTGAAGAGGTAGAGGAAGTGGTTGAAAAGCCAAAACCTATTTCTGAAGAGGTAGAGGAAGTGGTTGAAAAGCCAAAACCTATTTCTGAAGAGGTAGAGGAAGTGGTTGAAAAGCCAAAACCTATTTCTGAAGAGGCAGAGGAAGTGGTTGAAAAGCCAAAACCTGTTTCTGAAGAGGTAGAGGAAGCGGTTGAAAAGCCAAAACCTGTTTCTGAAGAGGTAGAGGAAGTAGTCAAGGAGTCTGAATCAATTACCGAACAAGTAGCAGAAGAAAGAGCACAGAAGTCAAGGCCAATTGCCAATAATCAAAAACAAACAACTAAAGAAGTTGACAACTCTTTAGCTCAAAATAGTGTGCAAAAACAAGAGATTTCTGAAAGCTATTTCCAGATGGTGCTAAGAAGGATTGCTGCTGCTAAGCGTTATCCGCAATATGCAAGGGATCAAGAGTTTGAAGGAAAGGCTTTAGTAGAGTTTGTGATTAGGAGTGATGGAAGGTTGGAAAAATCAAGAGTGGTTAATTCCTCAGGATATCCAAGTCTTGATCATGAAGCCATAGCTACCTTAAAGAGGTCGGCACCTTTTCCACCGATACCTAAAAGAAGTGGTAATAATCTGGTTACAATGCGTGTTGCTATTGTGTTTGAGTTGAAATAA
- a CDS encoding ExbD/TolR family protein gives MDFKRPKGVEMSLDISPLIDVVFMLLLFFMLTSNFVTDSGIELKLPEATTGENQELNEPLVIYVDQQQQIFLDQQELKIEQLHNLLTQKLVDKQSKKVVLKADKSVPMGFVVKIMDIARQSNGEDLVISTEQVAGVSDGGK, from the coding sequence ATGGATTTTAAGAGACCAAAGGGTGTAGAGATGTCTTTGGATATTTCTCCGTTGATTGATGTTGTATTTATGCTCTTGCTTTTTTTTATGTTAACCTCTAACTTTGTAACTGATAGTGGTATTGAGCTTAAGTTGCCAGAAGCGACAACTGGAGAGAATCAAGAGCTGAATGAGCCATTAGTAATCTATGTCGATCAGCAGCAACAGATTTTTTTAGATCAACAAGAATTGAAAATTGAGCAATTACATAATTTACTTACTCAAAAACTAGTAGATAAGCAATCAAAAAAGGTTGTACTTAAAGCAGATAAAAGTGTTCCAATGGGTTTTGTAGTAAAGATAATGGATATTGCACGACAGTCAAATGGGGAAGACTTAGTCATCTCTACTGAGCAAGTAGCAGGTGTGAGCGATGGAGGGAAATGA
- a CDS encoding MotA/TolQ/ExbB proton channel family protein: MNIYMLFQKGGVFMYPLLICSTIVLAIVLERCYYFSKVKDCSDKTLEEVEQLVYQHRTLEAKEVCEDTNCPVSQVLSTGIKNYQKPREERDRILQRIGSKELQKMGKNIRGLGIIAHVSPLIGLLGTVTGMIKAFMKIYELGGSVDPSVLAGGISEALITTAAGLTVAIPAMLFYQYFEGKLDGYYNNMKEAVQLLSEWLGEKQSELGETKEDMEYGF, from the coding sequence ATGAATATTTATATGTTATTTCAAAAAGGTGGGGTTTTTATGTACCCATTATTAATTTGTTCTACCATAGTTTTAGCTATTGTTTTAGAGCGATGCTATTATTTTAGTAAAGTAAAAGATTGCTCTGACAAGACACTAGAAGAGGTTGAACAGTTAGTTTATCAACATAGAACCTTAGAAGCTAAGGAAGTTTGCGAAGATACTAATTGTCCAGTTTCTCAGGTTCTAAGTACTGGAATTAAAAATTACCAGAAACCACGGGAAGAACGAGATAGAATTTTACAACGAATAGGCTCCAAAGAGCTACAAAAGATGGGTAAGAATATTAGAGGTTTAGGGATTATAGCCCATGTATCTCCGTTGATTGGTTTATTGGGAACTGTGACTGGTATGATCAAAGCTTTTATGAAGATTTATGAATTAGGAGGAAGTGTTGATCCTAGTGTATTGGCTGGAGGAATATCAGAGGCTTTAATTACTACTGCTGCTGGCTTAACAGTTGCTATTCCGGCTATGTTATTCTATCAGTACTTTGAAGGTAAGCTGGATGGTTATTATAACAATATGAAAGAAGCTGTTCAGCTTTTATCAGAATGGTTAGGAGAAAAGCAATCGGAGCTTGGTGAAACTAAGGAGGATATGGAGTATGGATTTTAA
- a CDS encoding MATE family efflux transporter: MEKRKKLYQLAGPIFIEVLLFMLLGIADIFMLSQFDDRAAGAVGAANQIIANLNLVFAIISAGTAVLVAQNIGARRTQEVEKISAISLIVNLLIGLIISISMIFAGEYILTKMGVTSDLMKYASEYIEIVGGVLFFQALLSPLIAIIRSHGYAKQGMMITVAMNVINILGDAIFIFGLFGAPILGVKGVAIATTFSRIVATVAAFIFLFKKLLPVTIFSHLKEKPMKVLKKLFKVGFPAAMENMSYNVSQTVIMSIILINLGELPYITRTYVWTIGWSVMLFSIAIGQASQIMIGQLVGANQIDAAYKTGINNLKISMLITTLGSIVIFFFGSFFMSLYTDNPKIILLGSSILMIDAFLEPGRNFNVVLINSLRGTGDVIFPVVMAIISMWGVAVLGGYFFGVVLGYGLPGIWVGLALDEWIRGICMLLRWRSRKWTKKVMVHSN, translated from the coding sequence ATGGAGAAAAGAAAAAAATTATATCAACTTGCAGGACCTATTTTTATTGAGGTTTTACTATTTATGCTACTGGGAATAGCAGATATATTTATGTTAAGTCAATTTGATGATAGGGCTGCTGGTGCCGTAGGAGCAGCTAATCAGATAATTGCTAATTTAAATTTAGTATTTGCAATAATTTCAGCAGGAACAGCGGTTTTAGTAGCTCAGAATATTGGAGCAAGAAGAACACAAGAAGTTGAAAAGATAAGTGCTATATCTCTTATTGTAAATCTGTTAATAGGATTGATTATAAGCATTAGTATGATTTTTGCTGGAGAATACATATTGACTAAAATGGGAGTTACTTCAGACTTGATGAAGTATGCTTCTGAGTATATTGAAATTGTAGGTGGAGTATTATTCTTCCAAGCACTATTAAGTCCTTTAATTGCTATTATTAGAAGTCATGGTTATGCTAAACAAGGGATGATGATAACTGTTGCTATGAATGTTATAAATATTTTGGGTGATGCAATCTTTATATTTGGTTTATTTGGGGCACCAATTTTAGGTGTTAAAGGTGTGGCAATAGCAACTACTTTCAGTAGAATAGTGGCAACAGTAGCTGCTTTTATCTTCTTATTTAAAAAGCTATTACCAGTAACTATATTCTCTCATTTAAAGGAGAAACCAATGAAAGTACTTAAGAAACTATTTAAAGTAGGATTTCCAGCAGCGATGGAAAATATGTCATATAACGTATCTCAGACAGTAATCATGAGCATTATACTGATCAACCTTGGTGAATTACCATATATAACAAGAACTTATGTTTGGACAATAGGTTGGTCTGTCATGCTATTTTCAATAGCTATTGGACAAGCAAGTCAAATAATGATTGGCCAGCTGGTAGGGGCCAATCAAATAGATGCAGCTTATAAAACTGGTATTAATAACCTTAAAATTTCTATGCTTATTACAACCTTAGGTAGTATAGTGATATTCTTTTTTGGAAGTTTTTTTATGAGCCTTTATACCGATAACCCCAAAATTATACTGTTAGGATCTTCAATTCTGATGATAGATGCCTTTTTGGAACCAGGAAGAAATTTTAATGTTGTACTTATTAACAGTTTACGGGGTACTGGTGATGTAATTTTCCCTGTGGTGATGGCCATTATCTCTATGTGGGGGGTTGCAGTTTTAGGTGGATACTTCTTTGGAGTAGTTTTGGGCTATGGACTTCCTGGTATCTGGGTAGGGTTGGCTCTTGATGAATGGATTAGAGGAATCTGTATGTTACTTAGGTGGCGTAGTAGAAAGTGGACTAAGAAAGTAATGGTGCATAGTAACTGA